Proteins encoded in a region of the Homo sapiens chromosome 9, GRCh38.p14 Primary Assembly genome:
- the SPATA31A7 gene encoding spermatogenesis-associated protein 31A7: MENLPFPLKLLSASSLNAPSSTPWVLDIFLTLVFALGFFFLLLPYLSYFRCDDPPSPSPGKRKCPVGRRRRPRGRMKNHSLRAGRECPRGLEETSDLLSQLQSLLGPHLDKGDFGQLSGPDPPGEVGERAPDGASQSSHEPMEDAAPILSPLASPDPQAKHPQDLASTPSPGPMTTSVSSLSASQPPEPSLPLEHPSPEPPALFPHPPHTPDPLACSLPPPKGFTAPPLRDSTLITPSHCDSVAFPLGTVPQSLSPHEDLVASVPAISGLGGSNSHVSASSRWQETARTSCAFNSSVQQDHLSRHPPETCQMEAGSLFLLSSDGQNVVGIQVTETAKVNIWEEKENVGSFTNRMTPEKHLNYLRNLAKSLDAEQDTTNPKPFWNMGENSKQLPGPQKLSDPRLWQESFWKNYSQLFWGLPSLHSESLVANAWVTDRSYTLQSPPFLFNEMSNVCPIQRETTMSPLLFQAQPLSHLGPECQPFISSTPQFRPTPMAQAEAQAHLQSSFPVLSPAFPSLIQNTGVACPASQNKVQALSLPETQHPEWPLLRRQLEGRLALPSRVQKSQDVFSVSTPNLPQESLTSILPENFPVSPELRRQLEQHIKKWIIQHWGNLGRIQESLDLMQLRDESPGTSQAKGKPSPWQSSMSTGESSKEAQKVKFQLERDPCPHLGQILGETPQNLSRDMKSFPRKVLGVTSEELERNLRKPLRSDSGSDLLRCTERTHIENILKAHMGRNLGQTNEGLIPVCVRRSWLAVNQALPVSNTHVKTSNLAAPKSGKACVNTAQVLSFLEPCTQQGLGAHIVRFWAKHRWGLPLRVLKPIQCFKLEKVSSLSLTQLAGPSSATCESGAGSEVEVDMFLRKPPMASLRKQVLTKASDHMPESLLASSPAWKQFQRAPRGIPSWNDHEPLKPPPAGQEGRWPSKPLTYSLTGSIQQSRSLGAQSSKAGETREAVPQCRVPLETCMLANLQATSEDVHGFEAPGTSKSSLHPRVSVSQDPRKLCLMEEVVNEFEPGMATKSETQPQVCAAVVLLPDGQASVVPHASENLVSQVPQGHLQSMPTGNMRASQELHDLMAARRSKLVHEEPRNPNCQGSCKSQRPMFPPIHKSEKSRKPNLEKHEERLEGLRTPQLTPVRKTEDTHQDEGVQLLPSKKQPPSVSPFGENIKQIFQWIFSKKKSKPAPVTAESQKTVKNRSRVYSSSAEAQGLMTAVGQMLDEKMSLCHARHASKVNQHKQKFQAPVCGFPCNHRHLFYSEHGRILSYAASSQQATLKSQGCPNRDRQIRNQQPLKSVRCNNEQWGLRHPQILHPKKAVSPVSPPQHWPKTSGASSHHHHCPRHCLLWEGI; encoded by the exons ATGGAGAATCTTCCCTTTCCTTTAAAATTACTTAGTGCCTCATCGCTAAACGCCCCCAGTTCCACACCATGGGTGTTGGATATCTTCCTCACTTTGGTGTTTGCCCTGGGGTTCTTCTTCCTATTACTCCCCTACTTATCTTACTTCCGTTGTGATGACCCACCCTCACCATCGCCTGGGAAGAGAAAG TGTCCAGTAGGGCGGAGGCGGAGGCCCAGAGGCAGGATGAAAAACCACAGTCTGAGAG CTGGTAGAGAGTGCCCGAGAGGCCTGGAGGAGACTTCGGACCTGCTTTCACAACTGCAGAG cctcctgggGCCACACCTTGACAAAGGTGACTTTGGTCAGCTCTCCGGTCCAGACCCCCCAGGTGAGGTGGGTGAAAGAGCACCTGATGGAGCCTCCCAGTCCTCTCATGAGCCTATGGAAGATGCTGCTCCCATTCTCTCCCCGTTAGCTTCCCCGGATCCTCAAGCCAAGCATCCTCAGGATCTGGCCTCCACCCCATCACCAGGCCCAATGACCACCTCAGTCTCCTCCCTAAGTGCCTCCCAGCCACCAGAACCTTCCCTTCCCCTAGAACACCCCTCACCCGAGCCACCTGCACTTTTCCCTCACCCACCACACACCCCTGATCCTCTGGCctgctctctgcctcctccaAAAGGCTTCACTGCTCCTCCCCTGCGGGACTCCACACTGATAACTCCATCTCACTGTGACTCAGTGGCATTTCCACTGGGCACCGTCCCTCAAAGCTTGTCTCCACATGAGGATTTGGTGGCTTCTGTCCCAGCCATCTCAGGCCTTGGTGGCTCAAACAGTCATGTTTCTGCCTCCTCCCGGTGGCAGGAGACTGCCAGAACCTCGTGCGCCTTTAACTCATCAGTCCAGCAAGATCATCTTTCCCGCCACCCACCAGAGACCTGTCAGATGGAAGCTGGTAGCCTGTTTTTGCTCAGCTCTGATGGCCAGAATGTCGTGGGGATACAAGTCACAGAAACAGCCAAGGTCAacatttgggaagaaaaagaaaatgttggatcATTTACAAATCGAATGACCCCAGAAAAGCACTTAAATTATTTGCGGAATTTGGCTAAATCATTGGATGCTGAGCAGGACACCACAAACCCAAAACCCTTCTGGAACATGGGAGAGAACTCGAAACAGCTGCCCGGACCTCAGAAGCTCTCAGATCCTAGGCTCTGGCAGGAAAGTTTTTGGAAGAATTATAGCCAGCTTTTCTGGGGCCTCCCCTCTCTGCACAGCGAGTCCCTGGTGGCTAACGCCTGGGTAACTGACAGGTCTTATACTTTACAGTCTCCTCCTTTCTTGTTCAATGAAATGTCCAATGTCTGCCCAATTCAAAGGGAGACTACAATGTCCCCACTGCTtttccaggcccagcccctgtcCCATCTGGGGCCCGAGTGCCAACCCTTTATTTCATCCACACCCCAATTCCGGCCCACACCTATGGCTCAGGCCGAGGCTCAGGCCCATCTTCAATCTTCTTTCCCAGTCCTATCTCCTGCTTTTCCATCCCTGATTCAGAACACTGGAGTAGCTTGCCCTGCATCGCAGAATAAAGTGCAAGCTCTCTCCCTACCTGAAACTCAGCACCCTGAATGGCCTTTGTTGAGGAGACAACTAGAAGGTAGGTTGGCTTTACCCTCTAGGGTCCAAAAATCTCAGGACGTCTTTAGTGTCTCCACTCCTAACCTTCCCCAGGAAAGTTTGACATCCATTCTGCCTGAGAACTTTCCAGTCAGTCCTGAACTCCGGAGACAACTGGAGCAACACATAAAAAAGTGGATCATCCAACACTGGGGCAACCTGGGAAGGATCCAAGAGTCTCTGGATCTGATGCAGCTTCGGGATGAATCACCAGGGACAAGTCAGGCCAAGGGCAAACCCAGTCCCTGGCAGTCCTCCATGTCCACAGGTGAAAGCAGCAAGGAGGCACAGAAGGTGAAGTTCCAGCTAGAGAGGGACCCGTGCCCACATCTGGGGCAAATTCTGGGTGAGACCCCACAAAATCTATCCAGGGATATGAAAAGCTTCCCACGGAAGGTTCTGGGGGTGACTTCTGAGGAGTTGGAAAGGAACTTGAGGAAGCCCTTGAGGAGTGACTCGGGAAGTGATTTATTAAGATGCACAGAGAGGACTCATATAGAAAACATCCTGAAAGCCCACATGGGCAGGAACTTGGGCCAGACCAACGAGGGCTTGATCCCCGTGTGTGTGCGTCGATCCTGGCTTGCTGTCAACCAGGCTCTTCCCGTGTCCAACACCCATGTGAAAACCAGCAATCTAGCAGCCCCGAAAAGTGGGAAAGCCTGTGTGAACACAGCCCAGGTGCTTTCCTTCCTCGAGCCGTGTACTCAGCAGGGGTTGGGAGCCCATATTGTGAGGTTTTGGGCCAAACACAGGTGGGGTCTACCCCTCAGGGTCCTCAAGCCCATTCAGTGCTTTAAACTGGAAAAGGTTTCATCCTTGTCCCTTACACAGCTTGCTGGTCCCTCCTCAGCCACCTGTGAATCTGGGGCTGGCTCAGAAGTTGAGGTGGACATGTTCCTTAGAAAGCCACCAATGGCAAGTCTGAGAAAGCAGGTGCTGACCAAAGCATCTGATCACATGCCAGAGAGTCTTCTGGCCTCCTCACCTGCATGGAAGCAGTTCCAGAGGGCACCGCGAGGAATCCCATCTTGGAATGATCATGAACCCTTGAAGCCTCCTCCAGCTGGACAGGAGGGCAGGTGGCCATCTAAGCCCCTCACGTACAGCCTCACAGGCAGCATCCAGCAGAGCAGGAGCTTAGGAGCCCAATCTTCAAAGGCTGGAGAGACAAGGGAGGCAGTGCCACAATGCAGAGTCCCCTTGGAAACCTGTATGCTGGCAAACCTCCAAGCCACAAGTGAGGATGTGCATGGTTTCGAGGCTCCAGGGACCAGCAAAAGCTCTCTACACCCTAGAGTGTCTGTCTCCCAAGATCCAAGAAAGCTGTGTCTTATGGAGGAGGTTGTTAATGAATTTGAGCCTGGAATGGCCACAAAGTCAGAGACCCAGCCTCAAGTTTGTGCCGCTGTTGTGCTCCTTCCAGATGGGCAAGCATCTGTTGTGCCCCACGCTTCAGAGAATTTGGTTTCTCAAGTGCCCCAGGGCCATCTCCAGAGCATGCCTACTGGGAACATGCGGGCTTCCCAGGAGCTACATGACCTCATGGCAGCCAGAAGGAGCAAACTGGTGCACGAGGAGCCCAGAAACCCAAACTGTCAAGGCTCATGCAAGAGCCAAAGGCCAATGTTTCCCCCTATTCACAAGAGTGAGAAGTCTAGGAAACCCAACttagaaaaacatgaagaaaggCTTGAAGGATTGAGGACTCCTCAACTTACCCCAGTCAGGAAAACAGAAGACACCCATCAGGATGAAGGCGTCCAGCTACTGCCATCAAAGAAACAGCCTCCTTCAGTAAGCCCCTTTGGAGAAAACATCAAGCAAATTTTTCAGtggattttttcaaagaaaaaaagcaagccaGCACCAGTCACTGCTGAGAgccaaaaaacagtaaaaaacagATCACGTGTGTACAGCAGCAGTGCTGAAGCTCAGGGTCTCATGACGGCAGTTGGACAAATGCTGGACGAGAAAATGTCACTTTGCCATGCGCGCCATGCCTCGAAGGTAAATCAGCACAAACAGAAGTTTCAAGCCCCAGTCTGTGGGTTTCCCTGCAACCACAGGCACCTCTTCTACTCAGAACACGGCAGAATACTGAGCTATGCAGCCAGCAGTCAACAAGCCACTCTCAAGAGCCAGGGTTGTCCCAACAGAGACAGACAAATCAGAAATCAACAGCCCTTGAAAAGTGTGCGGTGCAACAATGAGCAATGGGGCCTGCGACATCCCCAAATCTTGCACCCCAAGAAAGCTGTATCCCCAGTCAGTCCCCCTCAGCACTGGCCGAAGACATCCGGTGCCTCTagccaccatcaccactgtccaaGGCACTGTCTTCTTTGGGAAGGTATCTGA